In one Erythrobacteraceae bacterium WH01K genomic region, the following are encoded:
- a CDS encoding glutamate-5-semialdehyde dehydrogenase, whose amino-acid sequence MNDQTLDPQIHIHELGTKARDAARALLSASTEAKNAALHAAAKALRDESSAIIEANDKDVASVEGKKPESFIDRLRLNEERIECMASALEEIAELPDPVGRKLATFERPNGLVIDRVAVPIGVIGMIYESRPNVGADASALCLKSGNAVILRGGSESRHSTRVIVDCMQQGLEAAGLPRDAVQTVQTTDRAAVAELLKADKFVDLVIPRGGRGLVELVRDQASVPTLLHLDGNCHSYVHESADLDKAATIIRNAKLRRTGVCGATESIVVDRAVAQDFVPRLAEIMGEDCELRGDEAAVGIDSRIKPATEADWNTEYLDPIASVKIVDGLDEAIDWVDRHSSHHTDAIMAEDDAAAQAFMTAIDSAIVMRNASTQFADGGEFGMGAEIGIATGKMHARGPVGLEQLCSFKYLVHGDGQTRP is encoded by the coding sequence ATGAACGACCAGACCCTAGACCCGCAAATCCACATCCACGAACTCGGCACGAAGGCCCGCGACGCGGCCCGCGCCCTGCTGTCTGCCAGCACCGAGGCGAAGAACGCCGCCCTGCACGCAGCTGCAAAGGCGCTGCGCGACGAGTCCTCCGCAATCATCGAAGCCAACGACAAGGACGTTGCGAGCGTCGAGGGGAAGAAACCCGAAAGCTTCATCGACCGCCTCCGCCTGAATGAAGAACGGATCGAGTGCATGGCCTCCGCGCTGGAGGAAATCGCCGAACTGCCCGATCCGGTGGGCCGCAAGCTGGCTACGTTCGAGCGGCCCAATGGCCTCGTCATCGACCGGGTGGCCGTGCCCATCGGCGTGATCGGCATGATCTACGAAAGCCGCCCGAATGTTGGCGCCGATGCCAGCGCGCTTTGCCTGAAGAGCGGCAATGCCGTGATCCTGCGCGGGGGTAGCGAGAGCCGCCACTCTACCCGCGTCATCGTCGACTGCATGCAGCAGGGACTGGAAGCGGCGGGCCTTCCCCGTGACGCCGTCCAGACGGTGCAGACCACCGACCGCGCTGCCGTGGCCGAACTGTTGAAGGCGGACAAGTTCGTGGACCTCGTGATCCCGCGCGGCGGGCGCGGCCTCGTCGAACTGGTGCGCGACCAGGCGAGCGTTCCCACCCTCCTCCACCTCGATGGCAATTGCCACAGCTACGTCCACGAAAGCGCCGACCTCGACAAGGCCGCGACCATCATCCGCAACGCAAAGCTGCGCCGCACCGGCGTATGCGGCGCCACCGAAAGCATCGTCGTCGACAGGGCCGTGGCCCAAGACTTCGTTCCCCGCCTTGCCGAGATCATGGGCGAGGATTGCGAACTGCGCGGCGACGAGGCAGCGGTCGGCATCGACAGCCGGATCAAGCCTGCGACCGAGGCCGACTGGAACACCGAATATCTCGATCCCATCGCTTCCGTGAAGATCGTCGACGGCCTGGATGAAGCCATCGACTGGGTCGACCGCCACAGCTCGCACCACACCGATGCCATCATGGCGGAAGATGACGCCGCGGCGCAGGCTTTCATGACCGCGATCGACAGCGCCATCGTGATGCGCAACGCCTCCACCCAGTTCGCCGATGGCGGCGAGTTCGGCATGGGCGCGGAGATCGGCATCGCCACCGGCAAGATGCACGCCCGCGGTCCCGTGGGTCTGGAGCAGCTCTGCAGCTTCAAATACCTCGTCCACGGCGACGGACAGACGCGTCCGTAA
- a CDS encoding pyrroline-5-carboxylate reductase, translated as MGCGKMGSALLEHWKQGDEQFTIVDPGLTQPPDGVRLFQERSALSDERFDVVIVATKPQIIGDVLPDYVAHLADGGYVLSIAAGASIDRISGLLDGAPVIRVMPNLPAAIGQGVSGICASPDTATDHLRHAQSMMDRTGTAIVVDGEDQLDRVTAVAGSGPGYIFEMARAYVEAAKGMGFTDEQARDLVLGTMAGTVAMAQDQSDSALEDLRNSVTSKGGTTAAGLDALNGDGTMSRQFEACLAAAYERAVELR; from the coding sequence ATCGGTTGCGGTAAGATGGGCAGCGCTTTGCTTGAACACTGGAAGCAAGGCGACGAACAATTCACAATCGTCGATCCGGGCCTGACGCAGCCCCCGGACGGGGTTCGTCTTTTCCAGGAAAGATCCGCCCTTTCGGATGAGCGTTTCGACGTCGTCATCGTCGCAACAAAACCACAGATTATCGGCGACGTGCTACCCGATTATGTCGCCCACCTGGCGGACGGCGGTTACGTCCTTTCCATTGCGGCCGGTGCTTCCATCGATCGCATATCCGGCCTGCTGGACGGCGCACCCGTCATTCGCGTGATGCCTAACCTTCCCGCCGCCATCGGCCAGGGGGTGAGCGGCATTTGCGCGAGCCCCGATACCGCCACCGATCACCTGCGCCACGCGCAGTCCATGATGGACCGGACGGGCACTGCCATCGTCGTGGACGGGGAAGACCAGCTCGACCGCGTGACCGCAGTCGCCGGATCCGGTCCCGGATACATCTTCGAGATGGCCCGCGCCTATGTCGAAGCGGCCAAGGGCATGGGCTTCACTGATGAGCAGGCCCGCGACCTGGTCCTCGGCACAATGGCGGGCACGGTCGCCATGGCGCAGGACCAGTCGGACAGCGCGCTGGAAGACCTTCGCAATTCCGTCACCAGCAAGGGTGGGACCACCGCAGCCGGACTGGATGCGCTCAACGGCGACGGCACCATGTCGCGCCAGTTCGAAGCCTGTCTTGCCGCGGCCTATGAACGCGCGGTGGAACTGCGCTGA
- a CDS encoding outer membrane protein assembly factor BamD — MISRSRILRRGKTALVAGTLAVSLSACASLGGGGGTEVGDTAYIARDVETLYANAKLRLDQGNARIAAPLFDEVERQHPYSPWARRAQLMSAFSYYVGQDYTKAIQSAQRFLTIHPGNKDAPYAFYLIALSYYEQINDIHRDQKTTEQALAALNEVQRRYPDTQYAADARLKIDLVNDHLAGKEMEVGRFYQKTGKWLASQIRFQNVVENYQTTSHAAEALYRLTESSLALGVPTEAKKYAAVLGANYPGSEWYDKAYDLVQRHAADTTVG; from the coding sequence ATGATTTCCCGCTCCCGCATCCTTCGCCGCGGCAAGACCGCGCTCGTCGCCGGTACGCTGGCCGTTTCCCTGTCTGCCTGTGCGTCGCTCGGCGGCGGCGGTGGCACCGAAGTCGGCGACACCGCTTACATCGCGCGCGACGTGGAAACGCTCTATGCGAATGCAAAGCTGCGGCTGGACCAGGGCAATGCCCGGATTGCGGCCCCGTTGTTCGACGAGGTGGAGCGCCAGCATCCCTACAGCCCGTGGGCCCGCCGTGCCCAGCTGATGAGCGCATTCAGCTATTATGTCGGGCAGGACTATACCAAGGCGATCCAGAGCGCCCAGCGCTTCCTGACGATCCATCCGGGTAACAAGGATGCGCCTTACGCATTCTACCTGATCGCGCTCAGCTATTACGAGCAGATCAACGATATCCACCGCGACCAGAAGACGACGGAACAGGCGCTTGCCGCGCTGAACGAAGTGCAGCGCCGCTATCCTGATACGCAATATGCCGCCGATGCGCGGCTGAAGATCGACCTCGTCAACGATCACCTTGCGGGCAAGGAAATGGAAGTCGGCCGGTTCTACCAGAAGACCGGCAAGTGGCTGGCCTCGCAGATCCGGTTCCAGAACGTGGTTGAAAACTACCAGACCACCAGCCACGCGGCAGAAGCTCTCTATCGCTTGACCGAGAGCAGCCTGGCGCTGGGCGTGCCGACCGAAGCGAAGAAATACGCGGCCGTCTTGGGTGCGAATTATCCGGGCAGCGAGTGGTACGACAAGGCCTACGACCTGGTACAGCGTCACGCGGCGGACACGACTGTCGGTTAA
- the proB gene encoding glutamate 5-kinase, whose amino-acid sequence MAAQRNVVVKIGSTLIANSDSLTPRFGFLQRLLEDIARLRERGTNVILCSSGAVALGLKKVGETPESAGVSDKQAAAACGMPVLLNVYKQVGHEYGFEIAQILLTLGDFEDHRRFLNTRNTVNRLLEAGIMPIVNENDTITTEEIRVGDNDRLAAKVAQMTDAKDFIILTEVDGLYDRHPDEEGAKLIEEVTEVSPYMEATRGVSSLGTGGMTTKLMAANMAQEAGCTTYIAHGEADCPLSSVLDGERRCTRFIANSDPISGWESWIANRLQMAGSLGVSEEVAAEIAAGDRAIRRSDVLSIDGDFTRGDVLHIYDPKGVEQARGLSDFTSEELRVMVVNPHLDASELLGYKTKGEVIRAKNLVSLEGRHLLWDAPETEDGGVVAPG is encoded by the coding sequence TTGGCTGCCCAACGTAACGTCGTCGTCAAGATCGGCTCCACCCTCATCGCGAACAGCGATTCCCTCACACCGCGCTTCGGCTTTCTCCAGCGCCTGCTGGAAGACATTGCCAGGCTGCGCGAACGGGGCACGAACGTCATTCTGTGCAGCTCCGGCGCCGTGGCTCTCGGTTTGAAGAAGGTAGGGGAAACGCCGGAGAGCGCCGGCGTCAGTGACAAGCAGGCGGCTGCTGCCTGCGGGATGCCGGTGCTGCTCAATGTCTACAAGCAGGTGGGACACGAATACGGGTTCGAGATCGCGCAGATCCTGCTGACGCTCGGCGATTTCGAGGATCACCGGCGCTTCCTCAACACCCGCAACACGGTCAATCGCCTGCTGGAAGCAGGCATCATGCCCATCGTGAACGAGAACGACACGATCACGACGGAGGAAATCCGTGTGGGCGACAATGATCGCCTGGCGGCCAAGGTCGCGCAGATGACCGATGCGAAGGATTTCATCATCCTGACCGAAGTCGACGGCCTCTACGACCGCCACCCGGACGAGGAAGGCGCGAAGCTGATCGAGGAAGTGACGGAAGTGTCACCCTATATGGAGGCGACCAGGGGCGTCAGCTCGCTCGGCACGGGCGGGATGACCACCAAGCTGATGGCTGCCAACATGGCGCAAGAGGCGGGCTGCACGACCTATATCGCGCATGGCGAGGCGGATTGCCCGCTGTCGAGCGTGCTCGACGGGGAACGCAGGTGCACCCGTTTCATCGCGAATTCCGATCCGATTTCCGGCTGGGAAAGCTGGATTGCCAACCGGTTGCAGATGGCAGGCAGCCTCGGCGTCAGCGAAGAGGTCGCCGCCGAGATTGCCGCCGGGGACCGTGCCATCCGCCGGTCGGACGTCCTGTCGATCGATGGCGATTTCACCCGCGGCGACGTTCTGCATATCTACGATCCCAAGGGCGTCGAGCAGGCACGCGGCCTGTCCGACTTCACTTCGGAAGAGCTGCGGGTGATGGTGGTCAACCCGCATCTCGATGCCAGCGAATTGTTGGGATACAAGACGAAAGGCGAGGTCATCCGCGCGAAGAACCTCGTCTCGCTCGAAGGGCGGCATCTCTTGTGGGACGCGCCGGAAACCGAGGATGGCGGCGTGGTCGCGCCCGGGTAA
- the recN gene encoding DNA repair protein RecN — translation MLTRLSIRNIVLIEALDLDFGRGLGVLTGETGAGKSILLDALGLVLGNRADSGLVRGGEAKASVTATFEFANWPPLITDALDDADIEVEPGEPLIIRRQVKADGGSKAFVNDQPVGVALLRSLGAALVELHGQHDDRGLVNPRGHRILLDRYAGADTAKVGRAWESWRRASEALSAARTAIDDAKAEEDLLVAHLAELTALEPQAGEEARLAEQRALMQKGEKLAGDLEELRHVWDGSDSPLAAMRSAARRLDRLGPEHPLLAEALAALDRAVIEAGEAEDKLNAAAEALVHDPQALDMAETRLFELRALARKHRCEVDELPEKMRAFRAALDAIEGGEAELDALELAAREAGMAYRGAAEKLHAARLKAAARLDKAVAAELSPLKLDAARFHTAIEVLPEDKWGANGMDAVEFLIATNPGADFAPLGKIASGGELSRFILALKVALAEQGGAATVIFDEIDRGVGGAVASAIGERLARLAQDGQLLAVTHSPQVAARGRTHYMIAKSSTGTVTKTSVARLDEAQRQEEIARMLSGAEVTDEARAQADRLLEGV, via the coding sequence ATGCTGACCAGACTGTCCATCCGCAACATCGTGCTTATCGAGGCGCTCGACCTGGATTTCGGGCGCGGGCTGGGCGTGCTGACGGGCGAGACAGGCGCGGGCAAGTCGATCCTGCTCGATGCGCTGGGCCTTGTTCTCGGCAACAGGGCCGACAGCGGCCTGGTGCGCGGCGGCGAGGCGAAGGCCAGCGTCACCGCGACGTTTGAATTCGCCAACTGGCCGCCGCTCATCACGGATGCGCTGGACGATGCCGACATCGAGGTCGAACCGGGCGAGCCGCTGATCATTCGCCGCCAGGTGAAGGCCGATGGCGGTTCCAAGGCCTTCGTCAACGACCAGCCGGTCGGCGTGGCGCTGCTGCGCTCGCTCGGCGCGGCGCTGGTGGAGCTGCACGGCCAGCACGACGATCGCGGCCTCGTCAATCCGCGCGGCCACCGTATCCTGCTCGACCGGTATGCCGGCGCCGATACGGCCAAAGTCGGGCGCGCCTGGGAAAGCTGGCGGCGGGCGAGCGAGGCGCTGTCCGCAGCGCGCACCGCCATCGACGATGCCAAGGCGGAGGAAGACCTGCTGGTTGCCCATCTCGCCGAACTGACCGCGCTGGAGCCGCAGGCGGGCGAGGAAGCGCGCCTGGCGGAACAGCGCGCCCTGATGCAGAAGGGCGAGAAGCTGGCCGGCGACCTGGAGGAATTGCGCCATGTCTGGGACGGGTCCGATTCCCCGCTGGCCGCGATGCGATCGGCCGCCCGCAGGCTCGACCGGTTGGGGCCGGAGCACCCGCTGCTGGCCGAGGCACTGGCTGCACTCGACCGCGCAGTGATCGAAGCGGGCGAGGCCGAGGACAAGCTGAACGCGGCGGCAGAGGCCCTGGTCCACGACCCGCAGGCGCTCGACATGGCGGAGACGCGATTGTTCGAACTGCGCGCTCTCGCCCGCAAGCATCGCTGCGAAGTCGACGAATTGCCGGAAAAGATGCGCGCCTTTCGCGCCGCGCTAGATGCGATCGAGGGCGGGGAGGCGGAACTGGATGCGCTGGAACTGGCCGCCAGGGAAGCCGGCATGGCCTATCGCGGCGCTGCCGAGAAACTTCACGCCGCCCGGCTGAAGGCGGCAGCGCGGCTGGACAAGGCCGTTGCCGCCGAACTCTCCCCGCTGAAACTGGACGCCGCGCGTTTCCACACCGCGATCGAGGTCCTGCCGGAAGACAAGTGGGGCGCGAACGGGATGGATGCTGTCGAATTCCTCATCGCCACCAATCCCGGTGCGGATTTCGCCCCGCTGGGCAAGATCGCCAGCGGCGGCGAACTGTCCCGCTTCATTCTCGCTCTGAAGGTTGCGCTGGCAGAGCAGGGCGGGGCGGCAACGGTCATCTTCGACGAGATCGACCGCGGTGTCGGCGGCGCGGTGGCCAGCGCCATTGGCGAACGGCTGGCACGTCTGGCGCAGGACGGGCAATTGCTCGCCGTGACACACAGCCCGCAAGTCGCGGCCCGTGGGCGTACGCATTACATGATCGCGAAATCGTCCACCGGCACGGTCACGAAGACCAGCGTCGCCCGCCTCGACGAGGCGCAGCGGCAGGAAGAAATCGCGCGGATGCTATCGGGCGCCGAGGTTACGGACGAGGCGAGGGCACAGGCCGACCGCCTTCTGGAAGGGGTCTAG
- a CDS encoding acyl-CoA thioester hydrolase/BAAT C-terminal domain-containing protein, with the protein MRTRGKVGIGCLIIVVAILGIGAWNFFNREPRPIVVAAPGTGGERVAIGDAPANFFAGSGDGPRDAILLLGGSEGGLKESRNVFARQLAAEGYDVLYVGYTGTSEANRAFNMVPLQIFDAALDWLGEREDASGRRVAVIGHSKGAEGALLLASRDPRIGAVVAAMPSDVVWQGFSFDQINLSDLSSSWSLDGEPVAYAPYEMHAWYEWFTGATMLGMFENSRAAVPEGSDSLIAVGAIQAPVLLICGEKDDLWPGCDMGRNIEQRAGGAGTPQVTLLSYPDAGHWGFGASEGLEDGDNAMLGVMGGTAEADLAARRDQWPKILEFLRRALAPEGD; encoded by the coding sequence ATGCGAACTCGGGGTAAGGTCGGGATCGGGTGCCTGATCATCGTCGTTGCCATTCTCGGCATCGGTGCGTGGAATTTCTTCAATCGCGAGCCTAGGCCGATCGTGGTCGCAGCGCCCGGCACCGGCGGGGAGCGCGTTGCGATAGGCGATGCGCCGGCCAATTTCTTCGCCGGAAGCGGCGACGGCCCCCGCGATGCCATCCTGCTCCTTGGCGGATCGGAAGGCGGACTGAAGGAATCGCGCAACGTCTTCGCCAGGCAATTGGCGGCAGAGGGCTACGATGTCCTGTATGTCGGGTATACCGGCACGTCGGAGGCGAACCGCGCCTTCAACATGGTGCCGCTGCAGATATTTGACGCCGCGCTGGACTGGCTTGGCGAACGGGAGGATGCCTCGGGCCGCCGGGTGGCGGTGATCGGTCACTCCAAGGGCGCCGAGGGAGCCCTGCTTCTGGCAAGCCGGGATCCCCGGATCGGCGCGGTGGTCGCCGCCATGCCGAGCGATGTGGTCTGGCAGGGGTTCTCCTTCGACCAGATCAACCTGTCGGACCTCTCATCTTCGTGGAGCCTCGATGGCGAGCCCGTCGCCTACGCCCCCTACGAGATGCATGCCTGGTATGAATGGTTCACCGGTGCGACGATGCTGGGAATGTTCGAGAACAGCCGTGCTGCCGTGCCGGAAGGTTCGGATTCGCTTATCGCGGTCGGAGCCATCCAGGCCCCGGTCCTGCTGATCTGCGGGGAGAAGGACGATTTGTGGCCCGGCTGCGACATGGGCCGCAACATCGAACAGCGCGCCGGGGGCGCAGGCACTCCGCAGGTCACGCTGCTGTCCTACCCTGATGCCGGTCACTGGGGCTTCGGAGCGAGCGAGGGGCTGGAAGACGGCGACAATGCCATGCTGGGGGTCATGGGCGGAACGGCAGAGGCCGATCTTGCGGCCCGGCGCGACCAATGGCCGAAAATACTGGAATTCCTGCGCCGTGCCTTAGCGCCGGAGGGGGACTAG
- the ligA gene encoding NAD-dependent DNA ligase LigA, giving the protein MSTPTEAEAANELMRLARQIAKHDRLYHAEDAPEITDQEYDALVRRNAELEEAFPHLVRDDSPSRKVGHAVAASPLSKVMHEVRMMSLDNAFADEEVADFVARVRRFLSLGEDEEIAFTAEDKIDGLSCSLRYEQGKLVRAATRGDGQVGEDVTANVAHIPEIPQTLEGECPDIFEIRGEVYMATADFLALNARQEEAGEKLFANPRNAAAGSLRQKDAGVTAKRPLKFWAHGWGAASAEPGETQVDVVRRIEGWGVPVSPLFTRCETLEQMLAHYEKINEQRPDLPYEIDGVVYKVDRLDWQKRLGFVAKAPRWAIARKFPAEKAETVLEAIDIQVGRTGKLTPVGRLAPVLVGGVTVTNVTLHNRDEIERLGVRPGDRVRVQRAGDVIPQVVANLTPGEKREAFTFPDHCPECGSEAVAEEGEVDVRCTGGLICPAQRTERLKHFVSRAALDIDGLGEKTIAQFFALGWLESPADIFRLRARRGDILALDGWKERSVDKLLASVEDRRRPDAARLLFGLGIRHVGAVTARDLMKHFHELPALRAVAEKARAGDEGAASELTDIDGIGSAVVEALGDFFHEEHNRAVWDDLLSEVSPPRFEVETLDSPVAGKTVVFTGKLETMSRDEAKAQAERLGAKASGSVSAKTDLLVAGPGAGSKLKKAQELGIEVMDEAGWADLVAKAG; this is encoded by the coding sequence ATGAGCACACCGACCGAAGCCGAAGCCGCCAATGAATTGATGCGGCTGGCCCGCCAGATCGCGAAGCACGACCGGCTGTATCACGCCGAGGACGCGCCCGAGATCACGGACCAGGAATATGATGCGCTGGTCCGCCGGAATGCGGAACTGGAGGAGGCGTTTCCGCATCTTGTGAGAGACGATTCGCCCAGCCGGAAGGTGGGCCACGCGGTCGCTGCGTCTCCTTTGAGCAAGGTGATGCACGAGGTTCGCATGATGAGCCTCGACAACGCGTTCGCGGACGAGGAAGTCGCCGATTTCGTCGCCCGGGTGCGGCGGTTCCTGTCGCTGGGGGAAGACGAGGAAATTGCGTTCACGGCGGAAGACAAGATCGACGGCCTGTCCTGTTCCCTTCGCTACGAACAGGGAAAACTCGTCCGTGCCGCGACCCGGGGCGATGGGCAGGTGGGCGAAGACGTCACCGCGAACGTGGCGCATATTCCCGAGATTCCCCAGACGCTTGAAGGCGAATGTCCCGATATTTTCGAGATCCGGGGCGAGGTTTACATGGCGACGGCGGACTTCCTCGCCCTGAATGCGCGGCAGGAAGAGGCAGGAGAGAAGCTGTTCGCCAATCCGCGCAACGCCGCTGCCGGTTCGCTGCGCCAGAAGGATGCAGGCGTGACGGCGAAACGGCCACTGAAATTCTGGGCCCACGGATGGGGTGCGGCTTCGGCGGAGCCGGGGGAAACGCAGGTCGATGTCGTGCGCCGGATCGAAGGCTGGGGCGTGCCGGTCTCGCCGCTGTTCACGCGGTGCGAAACGCTGGAGCAGATGCTCGCCCATTACGAGAAGATCAACGAGCAGCGCCCTGATCTTCCCTATGAAATCGACGGCGTCGTCTACAAGGTGGACCGCCTGGACTGGCAGAAACGCCTGGGCTTCGTGGCCAAGGCGCCGCGCTGGGCCATCGCCCGCAAGTTCCCGGCGGAAAAGGCCGAGACGGTGCTGGAGGCAATCGACATCCAGGTCGGGCGGACCGGCAAGCTGACCCCGGTCGGCAGGCTCGCGCCGGTATTGGTCGGCGGCGTGACGGTCACCAATGTGACGCTGCACAATCGCGACGAGATCGAGAGGCTGGGCGTGCGGCCGGGCGACAGGGTCCGCGTGCAGCGCGCCGGGGATGTCATCCCCCAGGTCGTCGCCAATCTGACGCCGGGTGAAAAGCGCGAGGCCTTCACCTTTCCCGATCATTGCCCGGAATGCGGCAGCGAAGCGGTCGCGGAAGAGGGCGAGGTCGATGTGCGCTGCACGGGCGGTCTGATCTGCCCGGCGCAGCGCACGGAAAGGCTGAAACATTTCGTCAGCCGTGCGGCCCTCGACATAGACGGTCTGGGCGAGAAGACGATCGCCCAGTTCTTCGCCCTCGGCTGGTTGGAAAGCCCGGCCGATATCTTCCGCCTGCGCGCGCGTCGCGGCGACATCCTCGCGCTCGATGGCTGGAAGGAAAGGTCTGTGGACAAGCTGTTGGCATCGGTGGAAGACCGGCGCCGGCCCGACGCGGCTCGCCTGCTCTTCGGCCTCGGCATCAGGCACGTCGGCGCTGTCACGGCGCGCGACCTGATGAAGCATTTCCACGAACTGCCCGCCCTTCGCGCCGTTGCCGAGAAAGCGCGTGCGGGAGACGAGGGCGCGGCTTCCGAACTGACCGATATCGACGGCATCGGCAGCGCGGTGGTCGAGGCGCTGGGGGATTTCTTCCACGAGGAGCACAACCGCGCGGTGTGGGACGACCTGCTGAGCGAAGTCTCGCCGCCCCGTTTCGAGGTCGAGACGCTGGACAGCCCCGTCGCGGGCAAGACGGTCGTCTTCACCGGCAAGCTGGAAACGATGAGCCGCGACGAGGCAAAGGCGCAGGCCGAAAGGCTGGGGGCCAAGGCGAGCGGTTCGGTCAGCGCCAAGACGGACCTGCTGGTGGCTGGCCCGGGCGCCGGATCGAAACTGAAGAAGGCGCAGGAACTGGGCATCGAAGTGATGGACGAGGCAGGCTGGGCCGATCTGGTGGCGAAGGCCGGTTGA
- the nhaA gene encoding Na+/H+ antiporter NhaA — protein sequence MVKARAVKAIAPMLRDFLQKESAGGITLIAAALLALVVANSPLASGYTSFLDTPVIAGVGSFVIDKTLLLWINDGLMAVFFFLVGLEVKREILGGQLSSWNKASLPLSAAIGGMVLPAIVFLAINNGSPANQAGWAIPAATDIAFALGILALLGPRVPVALKALLLAIAIIDDIGAITIIALFYSGTIDTVMLGLGAGVFVLMLVVGRMRVVSSIPYVLLAILMWVFVLKSGVHATLAGVAAASAVPMAAANGERPLERMEHALHPWVAFLVIPIFGFANAGVGLVGVDPADILAPLPLGIALGLLVGKQLGILGFGWLAVKAGFASLPEGVNWRQVHGVSLFAAIGFTMSLFIGNLAFDSAAQVDAVKLGVLLGSTIAAVAGYLVLKSALDSAEPVSGIAAGEAGEPEKLRS from the coding sequence ATGGTTAAGGCCCGCGCGGTCAAGGCCATCGCCCCGATGCTGCGCGATTTCCTGCAGAAGGAAAGCGCCGGCGGCATCACACTGATCGCCGCAGCCCTTCTTGCGCTGGTGGTCGCCAACAGTCCGCTGGCGAGCGGTTATACGAGCTTTCTCGATACGCCGGTCATTGCGGGCGTCGGCAGCTTCGTCATCGACAAGACGCTGCTGCTCTGGATCAATGACGGCCTGATGGCGGTGTTCTTCTTCCTCGTCGGACTGGAAGTGAAACGCGAGATACTCGGCGGCCAGTTGTCGAGCTGGAACAAGGCATCCCTCCCGCTTTCCGCCGCGATCGGCGGCATGGTGCTGCCTGCCATCGTCTTCCTTGCGATCAACAACGGTTCGCCTGCCAACCAGGCGGGCTGGGCCATCCCGGCAGCGACGGACATTGCCTTCGCGCTCGGCATCCTTGCCCTGCTGGGGCCGCGCGTGCCTGTCGCGCTGAAAGCTCTGCTGCTCGCCATCGCGATCATCGACGATATCGGCGCAATCACCATCATCGCGCTGTTCTATTCGGGCACCATCGACACGGTCATGCTGGGCCTCGGCGCTGGTGTCTTCGTCCTGATGCTTGTGGTCGGCCGGATGCGAGTCGTCTCGTCGATCCCCTACGTCCTGCTGGCAATCCTGATGTGGGTGTTCGTCCTGAAATCGGGTGTCCATGCCACGCTCGCAGGGGTCGCTGCCGCATCTGCTGTGCCGATGGCTGCGGCCAATGGAGAGCGTCCGCTGGAACGCATGGAACACGCGCTCCATCCGTGGGTCGCCTTCCTTGTCATTCCCATTTTCGGTTTCGCCAATGCAGGGGTCGGCCTTGTCGGGGTGGACCCGGCGGACATCCTCGCGCCGCTTCCCCTGGGAATTGCGCTGGGGCTTCTCGTGGGCAAACAGCTGGGCATTCTGGGCTTCGGCTGGCTTGCGGTGAAGGCCGGGTTCGCCAGCCTGCCCGAAGGCGTGAACTGGCGTCAGGTGCACGGCGTATCGCTGTTCGCCGCCATCGGTTTCACCATGAGCCTGTTCATCGGCAATCTCGCCTTCGACAGCGCAGCACAGGTCGACGCGGTGAAGCTCGGCGTGCTGCTTGGCTCCACAATCGCGGCGGTCGCCGGGTATTTGGTGCTGAAATCGGCCCTGGACAGCGCGGAACCCGTGTCCGGCATTGCGGCGGGCGAAGCGGGCGAGCCGGAAAAACTGCGTTCGTGA